The Muricauda sp. SCSIO 65647 genome includes a region encoding these proteins:
- a CDS encoding AMP-binding protein — MKMYTWRDVHPDFKLNGTTYSHEDLREVGYSLVKEGVEFEQTIGDFLLDWLSEKPTMEVFTSGSTGEPKHIHLKKEHMVNSALATGSFFGLEPEQTALHCLPSRFIAGKMMLVRSIVLGLHMDYLEPTSRPLQFSDKRYDFCAMVPLQVSRSIERLHQIDKLIVGGAPVTGKLKELLQDQPTKVYETYGMTETVTHIAVKEINGQNNADFFVTLPDVAVLKDERDCLVINAPKVADEPVVTNDLVSISSENEFEWLGRHDNIINSGGVKLIPEQIEAKLAELFDTRFFVAGLPDDKLGERLILVMEGEGDVDQIKKRMKASKELDKYEQPKEIYFLMAFLETDTQKILRKENLERLSL, encoded by the coding sequence ATGAAGATGTACACATGGCGTGATGTCCATCCCGATTTCAAATTGAATGGCACGACCTATTCACATGAAGATTTACGTGAGGTAGGCTATAGTCTTGTAAAAGAAGGGGTTGAATTTGAACAGACCATCGGTGATTTTCTTTTGGATTGGCTTTCTGAAAAGCCGACCATGGAGGTTTTTACCTCAGGGTCGACCGGTGAGCCAAAACACATTCATTTGAAGAAAGAACACATGGTAAACTCCGCTTTGGCCACAGGCAGTTTTTTTGGTTTGGAACCCGAACAGACGGCCCTCCACTGTCTACCATCACGTTTCATAGCGGGTAAAATGATGTTGGTGAGATCAATAGTGCTCGGTTTGCACATGGATTATCTCGAACCCACTTCAAGGCCGTTGCAGTTCAGTGACAAGAGATATGATTTTTGTGCAATGGTGCCGTTACAGGTCTCACGTTCTATCGAACGGTTGCACCAAATAGATAAACTGATTGTCGGTGGTGCCCCTGTGACCGGCAAGTTGAAAGAACTTTTGCAAGATCAGCCTACAAAGGTCTACGAAACGTATGGCATGACCGAGACCGTGACCCATATTGCGGTAAAAGAGATTAACGGCCAAAATAACGCTGATTTCTTTGTGACCCTGCCAGATGTAGCTGTTTTGAAAGATGAAAGGGATTGTTTGGTCATCAATGCCCCAAAGGTCGCTGATGAACCGGTGGTGACCAATGATTTGGTAAGTATCTCATCGGAGAACGAGTTTGAATGGTTGGGTCGCCATGATAACATCATCAATTCGGGTGGAGTAAAGTTGATACCCGAACAGATAGAGGCTAAGCTGGCAGAATTATTTGATACCCGTTTTTTTGTGGCGGGCTTACCAGATGACAAACTCGGAGAACGTCTCATTTTGGTGATGGAAGGTGAAGGAGATGTAGATCAAATCAAAAAGCGTATGAAAGCGTCAAAAGAATTGGATAAATATGAACAACCAAAGGAAATCTATTTTCTAATGGCATTCTTGGAAACGGATACCCAAAAAATCCTCAGAAAAGAGAACTTAGAACGGCTTTCATTATGA
- a CDS encoding M24 family metallopeptidase, with protein MRIILLLLFFSSLLSGYSQQVLPESQRAKVIDEILNVRFNDLLPGLMDQTEIDMWILISREYNEDPVLRTMLPATWLNARRRTILLFYRNKEKNTIDKLAVARYNVGENIESAWDKQKEPNQWKRLVQLIEERNPKKIGLNFSKDHNIADGLDKTDYEEFMKNLPKKLHSRVTSAEQLAVRWIETRTEREMVIYNQLVDITHDIIAEAFSEKVITPGVTTTTEVEWWMRQKVTDLGLRTWFHPTVDVQRTSEKLVGHLYSFSGRPDNMVILPGDLLHCDFGITYLRLNTDCQELAYVLKPNEVEAPVFLREAMKKGNQVQDFLTDNMIAGKTGNEILAKSLADAKAAGLRPAIYTHPLGSYGHSAGTTIGMWDAQGGVMKDDGENYPLNPNTVYAIELNTTVNIPEWKRDIRIMLEEAGFFGEDGFRYVNGRQTELLLIPRHKGYLER; from the coding sequence ATGCGAATTATATTACTTCTTTTATTTTTTTCCAGCTTACTTTCAGGTTATTCACAACAAGTCTTGCCCGAATCACAGAGGGCCAAGGTAATCGATGAAATCCTCAATGTGCGTTTTAATGATCTGTTACCAGGACTAATGGACCAAACAGAAATCGATATGTGGATTTTGATTTCAAGGGAATACAACGAAGACCCGGTTTTGAGAACCATGCTTCCGGCTACTTGGCTGAACGCAAGAAGAAGAACCATTTTACTGTTCTATAGAAATAAGGAAAAGAACACCATCGATAAACTGGCAGTTGCCCGGTACAATGTGGGTGAGAACATTGAATCGGCTTGGGACAAGCAAAAAGAACCGAACCAATGGAAACGTCTTGTGCAATTAATCGAAGAACGAAATCCAAAGAAAATAGGGCTGAACTTCTCGAAAGATCATAACATTGCCGATGGCCTTGATAAGACCGACTATGAAGAGTTTATGAAAAACCTTCCAAAAAAACTCCATTCACGGGTCACTTCAGCAGAACAATTGGCAGTACGGTGGATCGAAACCCGTACCGAACGTGAAATGGTCATTTACAATCAATTGGTCGATATTACCCATGATATTATCGCCGAGGCCTTTTCAGAGAAGGTGATCACCCCCGGTGTTACCACCACAACAGAAGTAGAGTGGTGGATGCGCCAAAAGGTCACCGACCTTGGACTGAGAACATGGTTTCACCCTACGGTCGATGTGCAGCGTACCAGTGAAAAATTGGTCGGTCATCTTTACTCTTTTTCGGGAAGGCCCGATAATATGGTCATCTTACCGGGCGATCTACTGCACTGTGATTTCGGAATTACCTATTTGAGACTCAATACAGATTGCCAAGAATTGGCCTACGTATTAAAGCCGAATGAGGTTGAAGCTCCGGTTTTTTTGCGCGAAGCGATGAAAAAAGGAAATCAGGTACAAGACTTCTTGACCGATAACATGATTGCCGGAAAAACGGGCAATGAAATTCTGGCCAAATCGTTGGCCGATGCAAAAGCAGCGGGGCTTCGCCCTGCGATCTATACCCATCCGCTGGGGTCATATGGCCATTCAGCAGGTACCACTATCGGTATGTGGGACGCCCAAGGCGGGGTGATGAAAGATGATGGGGAGAATTATCCTTTGAATCCCAATACGGTTTATGCCATTGAACTAAATACCACGGTCAATATTCCTGAATGGAAGAGGGACATCCGTATCATGCTGGAAGAAGCAGGTTTTTTTGGAGAAGATGGCTTTCGATACGTCAATGGCAGGCAAACCGAGTTGTTGCTCATACCTAGACATAAGGGGTATTTAGAGAGATAG